The Acipenser ruthenus chromosome 30, fAciRut3.2 maternal haplotype, whole genome shotgun sequence genome includes the window GATGTGGTTAGGTTCTCAAGGCAAACAAACTACACATGAGCGAGAAAGAAGACAGTCCATGTTTCTTAAAGGTGTGGTTCACAAATATAAATTATTTGATATGATTTGGCAACAGGACAGTACCATCAATTCCCTGGTTCATACTGTCCTCCTCAATGTCTACCAATCTGAAAGGCTTGACCTGAGCTCCAGTTTGAAAGTAGGAGATGCAGGTTCACTCACCTCAGTGTCCACCCCCAGCAGGAAGACCATGAGGAAGAAGCAGAAGGCCCAGAGCTGAGGGAGTGGCATCATGGCTATTGCGCGTGGGTATGTGATGAACGCCAGGCCAGGACCTGCACAAGAACAATCATTATTGGAACACATCCACCTGAACTAAAAACTTTCCTTCCAGATCTTTCACAACCTGCTGGAAATGTATTACTGCAATCATGTCCACAGTTCATTGTTTAATCTGTTTGTCATTTTTTGCAAGGATCCTAGAAACATTACCTATTAAATAATTCAAGTATCTTTATaactactaaaagaaactttggaCTAAATCTTTTTCTTAATGTCTTTACGTGCAATTAAGACCAGAGTCATGAACCACTCTATACCAGACTCGGCAACCTCCGAGATGGGCACTCCCTGCTCATACGCCATGAAGCCCAGCACTGAGAAGATGGCGAACCCGGCCACAAAGCTTGTTCCACTGTTCAGGAGGCACAGGTACACGCAGTCCCTGAAATCACAAGGACAGTATGATCTTTATTCTCCATGCCAATAAGCCATGAATTTGAATTCATCTCATTTGAATTCCAGGATTTGTGTGCTGAAACAGTAAGAGATTACCTCAATTTCAGAACTTAAATAGTAATCGATTACCTTGATTAAAATTCTACTCAGATCCTAGACACTTTAACCATAAGAATTAAGAGCCTCTTAAAGTTTCAACCTTTGTTATGTTTATAACAGGCTGCATCTGAGATTTAGTAAATGCCACCAAGACAGGGTTTTCaaaaatgtagaaaacatttgGAGACAGAAGTCCCACCAAACTTTCCAAATAAACCTGTACCAGTCTCCAATACTTGGAACCAATAGGCACTGTAACACTTGTTCAAGTTCATCTTTGTTATGAAAAGTTATTTAGGTTTGTAAGGCCAGgtccacaaaaataaatatggaGAAACAAGGAGAACACAGTTATGAATAACTATTGAATAATAGTATTTTTTAAGTCTATTGTCTTTCGTTAAGAATTAACAAATTGTTATAAATGTTGCTTTGATTTATTATTACGAAAGAAAAGCTACCTTTGACACCAATCCGTAATGTCGGGACATGTCGTTTTTTTATGCATATCAAACATTTACATTATTAAAcgagtgttttttcttttgatattttcttatttttccactgttaacagtacagtatagatTTATTTTGTTCAGGAGCAGCTTCAGCTGCTTGCTCTGTTATACATTATAAATCTTGTTTCGTATTGCTTTCGTATTGCCGTTCATATTCAAATAATAGCCTTAACCTTAATTCCCTGTGTGTTGTATAAATCCAACAATACAAATGTTATCGTCTATGTATTTACCTATCTTAAGGAGTCATTTGAGACTGAAGGaaaattcataaataataatcaataattaataaatagatTAGTTGTGGGTATAACCAAGACACAAAAGCAGAgcacctctgtgttgagctgggACATCaaattgtattttgcttttatttactattaaaatgatgccttggataaaggcagcagctaaataaataaaaataatgataataatgtcaTCAAGTTACCATTATAGTATATAACAAGAGTGTAATAATATGAAGTGAAGAATACTAACTTATTTATGAATAGCTTCAGTATCAAAAgataataaatgaaatacaaaggATCATCtctgaaagacaatatttaaactaTTGTTGATTATATATGGATGTTAaagctccttcattgcactaatggagtactttgtcagacactacaagcagaccactactagtctagcacaCTCTTAAGCCATGCAAAAATGTACCTGAGTGCaccattttaatagttttttcaAGATTTTCCACCCCCCAGCACCCAACTACATGCATCGATGAGATGGGTGCCccctactaccttgtaagtgccacatacttTAAAAGTAATTGAAAACCCTGCCAAGATTCAAACCTGGATCCTGTGGACCAGGCTGCAGTCCCTCTCTTCATACATCCCCAAGACATGCAGCCTCTTGTTTACCAAAGAAAATGCCTACTTACTTGTAACAGTTGCTGTTGTACGTGTTGTAGCTGCCAAGGGTGATCAGACTTCCAACACAAATGCTGTAAGAGAAGAAAATCTGTATCCCTGCATCCATCCACACCTAACAGAGGCAGAAATATGGAAATAACAGACAGAAGCATTGAATTAATGCATTGATGGTGATGCCACTTGCCAACTTAGCAGGTTATGCAGTGGTCCTTGAAATTGTAGGGATTGTAGGGATTGTCAAGGACAAAAAATTACCACCTCAGAGAAGGAAGTATGCCTTGGATCACTGCACATGAAGGTGAGTACCTGTGGATCGGCGAGCCGCGCTGGGTCTGGGTAGAGGTAGAAGATGATCCCGTCCACAGCTCCAGGCAGAGTGAGTCCACGGATCAGCAGGACAGCCAGCATCAGGTAGGGGAACGTGGCCGTGAAGTACACCACCTGTGGGGATGGAAAAGACATAAAGGTCTGATGGTGTGATGCTCCACTAGTGTGTATGACACATCACTAACATCTACAGTAGGCTGGTTTCACTTAAGGACCAGAATCTCTGCAGCCCATGTAAGTAACAGATTCTTACCTTTCCTGTGGATTTGACTCCCTTCCAGACACAGAAATAGCAGATAATCCAGCAAAGCAGGAGGCACAGCATCAGCTCCCAGTGCAGGCTGCCCACCTCCTCGATCCCACCAGATATACTCAGCACCCTCCTCCTAAAGGGCAGATGACACCCAGAGTCAGGGAGGTGGTACCGCACACATTCATTACTACTACAGTGGTTATCAGTGTTTCTCCAGGCACCCTGTGTTACTTACTCCCAGAACTCTGTGGCCGGTGATGTAGCATTTTCTGGGATCGTCCCATTGGATGTGATGTTATGCTTATCAAATTCCACACAGGTACCTAAGAGTCACAGGGAATGATAAAACAGATTAATTTTGTAAAGAAGGATGACATTCATCCACAGTCCCTGACTTGGAAACCTCTACAAAAACCAAAGCTGCAAAGCTATCAATTAGCACCTCTGTGTGTTTCTCCATTAGCAGATTGAGTTGCACTCCCATAAGCCACAATTGCCAGTGAAAGGACAAAAAAGAcagttatgtttaataaaataacatttaaaaaaatttaaaaaaattctgtAAACTTAGACTGAGGCATTTCCCATTCCTGTGGTTGACTGTGTTCCAGGATCCCCTTGTTGCCCTCTGTTGGAGTACCTGTATTCCAGGTGTTTCTACAGCTAGCCCAGGGAAGCTCCCAGCTGAAGGAGTGGAACAGGTAGAAGAGAGCCCAAGCCTGGATGATGATGTAGCTTACAACACTGTAGCCAATAATCACCTGGCTGGCATATCCAATACCTGAAGAGGTAAACAGAGACAAGGCAAGAGGAGAAATAAAAGATGCACTTCATGTTCTAACTGGGAAACAACACAAATATAGTAACTTAACAACAGCTATAGGGGAATCCAGGATATTACACAAAATCACACCCTTATAGTTACAGTTACAATTCCAGTTCTTTTATGAACTGTAATCTTTACACTCGCCTTCAAAGAGGGGGCAGATTCTCCTCCAAGCGGTGATGCCCCCCTGGCTGGTGTACTGCCCCAGAGCCGTCTCCAGGAGGAACAGAGGTATCCCGCAGAACACCAGGAACAGCAGGTAGGGAATCAAGAACACGCCTGTTTGATGAAGCAATGTGTGAGAGGTCAAATATGCACTGCCATGCTGTAATAAATAACCCATTTTAGACTTCTTTGGCATGCAGGCATAATGACACAAATATTTTATCACTCACCTC containing:
- the LOC117435641 gene encoding sodium- and chloride-dependent GABA transporter 2 — encoded protein: MNVRRVLSISGGIEEVGSLHWELMLCLLLCWIICYFCVWKGVKSTGKVVYFTATFPYLMLAVLLIRGLTLPGAVDGIIFYLYPDPARLADPQVWMDAGIQIFFSYSICVGSLITLGSYNTYNSNCYKDCVYLCLLNSGTSFVAGFAIFSVLGFMAYEQGVPISEVAESGPGLAFITYPRAIAMMPLPQLWAFCFFLMVFLLGVDTEFVCLENLTTSISDMYPSFFRQGSRRKLLLLFICVVSFLIGLLMVTDGGMYVFQLIDYYACNGTCLMFLAIFETICIGWVLGGNRFYDCIEDMIGYRPWPLIKYCWFFFTPAICIGTFIFSLVKYTPLKYNRTYEYPAWAYTLGWFLALSSIFLVPLWSVFKLTRTKGTMPERLRLLCLPAEDLPLGKKQKESSCPFNFELVDSLLPLNRMGRLG